The Lactuca sativa cultivar Salinas chromosome 2, Lsat_Salinas_v11, whole genome shotgun sequence genome includes a window with the following:
- the LOC111889097 gene encoding uncharacterized protein LOC111889097 — protein sequence MSVFFLSAPPSISASLITSRSTTTVTSSSSVQILPLPLSQPPPPTLSGRLSSNSLLSNPQTTPISSSGCSLNCPHFESCSGCTHEDNLHRPVILEEATTFFKKLGVSDFTFDTCRLWGWRCRAKLAIRGSWSDPLIGLYQEGTHNVVDIPDCKAHHPSINAAVELLRKGIKILNIDPYDEDERTGYLRYVQMAVTTYNTSLPASERYRSGRVQVSIVWNSRSETSASFEKLNDLATFMWRNGGPNSKVHLIHSVWANFQTSTNNVIFGNRWRHLLGERDFWEHVGGIDVYLAPSSFGQANTRAFDSLLQKLHKYVPVGASVTDLYAGAGVIGLSLASARKCRKEVFICCSDCFEVSFISSTKIFNLNIFRSVRCVEINKESKLAFEKTIDRLPSSIDSSISWHLADTSVEPLSWLVGSEVVVVDPPRKGLDPSLISALQAIRSAERKAMTLESPTFKAKDEKRPWILRAREDSIEIPSRTTQEESRSLPQTLIYISCGWESFKDNCMALLSSKAWHLSKAHGFNFFPGTQSIEILAVFKRGAGASLKKKKSGKKKKKKNKPSVSL from the exons ATGTCCGTCTTCTTCCTCTCTGCTCCACCTTCGATATCCGCTTCCCTCATAACATCCCGCTCTACCACAACCGTCACCTCCTCTTCCTCTGTTCAAATCCTCCCGTTACCACTCTCGCAGCCACCTCCACCGACATTATCTGGTCgattatcttcaaattctttgctTTCAAACCCCCAAACCACTCCAATCTCATCGTCAGGATGTTCTCTCAACTGTCCTCACTTCGAATC GTGTTCAGGCTGTACTCACGAGGATAATCTCCATCGTCCTGTTATTTTAGAAGAAGCTACTACCTTCTTCAAGAAACTTGGTGTATCCGATTTCACTTTTGATACTTGTAGGCTG TGGGGATGGAGGTGTCGTGCTAAACTTGCCATACGGGGTTCATGGTCTGATCCTCTGATTGGTCTCTATCAAGAGGGCACACACAACGTAGTGGATATTCCTGATTGCAAAG CCCATCATCCAAGCATAAATGCTGCTGTGGAGCTTCTGAGAAAAG GTATAAAGATTCTGAACATCGATCCTTATGATGAAGATGAAAGAACTGGTTATTTGAGATATGTTCAG ATGGCTGTCACTACATACAACACATCTCTCCCTGCTTCTGAGAGATATAGAAGTG GTAGAGTACAAGTTTCTATTGTTTGGAACTCACGTAGTGAAACTTCAGCAAGTTTTGAAAAGTTGAATGACTTAGCTACT TTCATGTGGAGAAATGGGGGGCCAAACAGCAAAGTTCATTTAATTCATTCTGTTTGGGCAAACTTCCAAACATCCACCAACAAT GTAATTTTTGGAAATAGGTGGAGGCATCTATTAGGAGAAAGAGATTTCTGGGAGCATGTTGGAGGAATTGATGTCTATTTGGCTCCATCGAGCTTTGGCCAAGCAAATACAAGG GCTTTTGATTCTTTGCTTCAAAAACTACATAAATATGTCCCTGTTGGTGCATCTGTTACTGACCTATATGCTGGAGCTGGAGTCATTGGATTGTCACTGGCTTCTGCAAGAAAATGCAGGAAAGAAGTGTTCATATGTTGCTCTGATTGTTTTGAAGTTTCATTCATTTCATCAACTAAAATTTTCAATCTTAACATTTTCAGATCAGTTAGATGTGTGGAGATCAATAAGGAATCCAAGCTGGCTTTTGAGAAGACAATCGACCGATTACCAAGCTCCATTGACAGCAGCATTAGCTGGCATCTTGCTGATACTTCTGTT GAACCACTTTCTTGGCTTGTGGGATCAGAAGTTGTTGTGGTTGACCCTCCTAGAAAGGGACTTGACCCATCTTTGATTAGTGCTTTACAAGCGATTAGATCAGCAGAACGTAAAGCCATGACACTTGAAAG TCCAACATTCAAGGCAAAAGATGAAAAAAGACCTTGGATTTTAAGAGCAAGAGAAGATTCAATTGAAATTCCAAGCAGAACCACACAAGAAGAAAGTCGGTCTTTGCCTCAAACGCTTATATACATAAGCTGTGGTTGGGAAAGCTTCAAAGAT AATTGCATGGCGTTATTGTCAAGTAAGGCCTGGCATTTGAGTAAAGCCCATGGTTTCAATTTCTTCCCTGGTACCCAGAG CATTGAAATTTTGGCTGTATTTAAACGAGGAGCTGGAGCAAGTCTGAAGAAAAAGAAAtctgggaagaagaagaagaagaaaaataaaCCCTCCGTTTCCTTGTAA
- the LOC111889116 gene encoding uncharacterized protein At3g27210, producing MGACVSSLHKPSAMKVRLSFGCNRKPDKHLVIPPSPVKESPQIINDNVAVKPQWPPLHSTAKPRDFGSKEETFYDSQPWLESDCEDDFMSVNGEFTPSRGNTPVHHNFTAGAPPMKGGAPSISDHESCITPKKKKRLSELFEEGLIEKHEVDEKEGNEKMAAVNGGGLKAKRERWVEAVQVNSCLPGLLSSCRPVTTTTDTQQAQVRRK from the exons ATGGGTGCTTGCGTTTCATCGCTACACAAACCTTCTGCAATGAAGGTACGCTTATCATTTGGGTGTAATCGTAAACCAGACAAACACCTCGTGATCCCTCCTTCCCCTGTTAAGGAAAGTCCTCAGATAATCAATGACAATGTTGCTGTTAAACCTCAGTGGCCTCCTCTCCATTCCACCGCTAAGCCTCGCGATTTTG GTAGTAAAGAGGAGACGTTTTATGATTCGCAACCGTGGTTGGAATCCGACTGTGAAGATgattttatgagtgttaatggag AATTTACACCATCAAGAGGCAATACTCCAGTGCACCATAACTTCACCGCCGGAGCACCACCAATGAAGGGCGGAGCACCTTCCATTAGTGACCATGAATCTTGTATTACTCCAAAGAAGAAAAAGAGACTTTCTGAGCTTTTCGAAGAAGGCTTAATAGAGAAGCATGAAGTTGATGAGAAAGAAGGCAATGAAAAGATGGCGGCAGTAAATGGTGGAGGGTTAAAAGCCAAGAGAGAGAGGTGGGTGGAGGCTGTGCAGGTGAACAGCTGCTTACCTGGCTTGCTTTCCAGTTGTAGGCCCGTAACTACTACTACTGATACTCAACAAGCACAAGTAAGAAGAAAATGA
- the LOC111889110 gene encoding uridine/cytidine kinase UKL1, chloroplastic has translation MPEETTSIDYVMEAASGPHFSGLHLDAQFLSSPRSLSSSLLADSIKQPFVIGVSGGTASGKTTVCDMIIQQLHDHRVVLVNQDSFYRGLTAEESERAHEYNFDHPDAFDTEQMLECVEKLKQGNSVHLPIYDFKNHRRCSESFRQVNASDVIILEGILVFHDQRVRDLMNMKIFVDTDADVRLARRIRRDTVERGRDVNSVLEQYAKFVKPAFDDFVLPSKKYADVIIPRGGDNHVAIDLIVQHIRTKLGQHDLCKIYPNVYVIQSTFQIRGMHTLIRDKDISKHDFVFYSDRLIRLVVEHGLGHLPFTEMQVVTPTGSVYSGVDFCKKLCGVSIVRSGESMENALRACCKGIKIGKILIHRDGDNGKQLIYEKLPNDISERHVLLLDPVLATGNSANQAIELLIQKGVPESYIIFLNLISAPEGIHCVSKRFPAVKIVTSEIDVALNDEYRVIPGLGEFGDRYFGTDD, from the exons ATGCCGGAAGAGACGACGTCCATAGATTACGTAATGGAGGCCGCCTCCGGTCCTCATTTCTCCGGCTTACATCTTGATGCCCAATTCCTTTCTTCCCCAAGATCTCTTTCTTCCTCCCTACTTGCCGACTCAATCAAACAGCCTTTCGTCATAG GGGTTTCCGGAGGTACTGCTTCCGGTAAGACGACGGTTTGTGACATGATTATTCAACAGCTTCATGATCATCGTGTTGTTCTCGTCAATCAG GATTCATTTTATCGTGGTTTGACTGCTGAAGAATCTGAACGTGCCCATGAGTATAATTTTGATCACCCTG ATGCTTTTGACACAGAGCAAATGCTAGAGTGTGTTGAAAAGCTCAAACAAGGAAACTCAGTACATCTTCCAATATATGACTTTAAAAACCACCGCAGGTGCTCTGAATCCTTCCGCCAG GTGAATGCATCTGATGTAATCATCTTGGAGGGGATACTGGTATTTCATGACCAAAGGGTTCGTGACTTAATGAACATGAAGATATTTGTTGACACAG ATGCGGATGTGAGGCTTGCACGTAGAATAAGGCGAGACACAGTTGAGAGGGGTAGGGATGTCAATTCTGTCCTTGAGCAG TATGCTAAGTTTGTAAAACCTGCTTTTGATGATTTTGTTCTTCCATCCAAAAAGTATGCTGATGTCATCATACCACGAGGTGGCGATAATCATGTTGCAATAGATTTGATTGTGCAGCATATACGCACAAAGCTTGGCCAACACGACCTTTGCAAAATATATCCAAACGTATATGTGATTCAGTCAACATTCCAG ATTCGAGGAATGCACACACTGATTCGAGATAAGGATATTTCAAAGCATGATTTTGTGTTTTACTCAGATCGATTAATCCGACTG GTTGTGGAGCATGGGCTTGGTCATTTACCGTTTACTGAGATGCAAGTAGTCACACCAACAG GATCAGTATATAGTGGAGTTGACTTTTGCAAAAAACTGTGTGGTGTCTCTATTGTTCGAAG TGGTGAGAGTATGGAGAATGCATTGCGTGCATGTTGCAAAGGTATAAAAATTGGAAAAATCCTTATCCACCGTGATGGTGACAATGGGAAGCAG CTTATCTATGAAAAGCTTCCAAATGACATTTCTGAAAGACACGTGCTTCTCCTTGATCCAGTTCTTGCTACAG GTAATTCGGCTAACCAGGCAATTGAACTGCTGATACAGAAAGGAGTACCGGAATCATACATAATATTCCTCAACCTCATCTCA GCTCCAGAGGGAATCCATTGTGTTTCAAAAAGGTTTCCAGCAGTGAAGATAGTTACATCAGAGATTGATGTTGCTTTGAATGACGAGTATCGTGTCATACCTGGTCTTGGGGAGTTTGGTGACCGTTACTTTGGCACTGATGATTGA